CAGGACAAGGGCGACCGCGAACCGTTCCTCGTCTTCGACCTGGGCGGCGGCACCTTCGACGTATCCGTGGTCGAAATGTTCGACGGCATCGTCGAGGTTCGCGCCTCGGCGGGCGACAACCGGCTGGGCGGCGACGATTTCGACGAAGTGCTGGCCGCTTTCGCCAAGCCCCGCGTCGATCCCGAGGGCCTGCTGGCCAGTGCGCCGGACGAGCGCCGCGAGGCCCTGCTCAAGCGCGCCGCCGAAACCTGCCGCCGCGCGCTGAGCAGCGCTGGCGAGGCCGAATTCGCGCTGACCGTCGACGAAACGCGCCTTTCTACCATCATCACCGAAGCGGAGTTCGAAACCGCCTGCGAACCGCTGATCCGCCGCCTGCGTGATCCCGTGGTGCGCGCCCTGCGCGACTGCGCGATCGAGGCTGCGGAATTGTCCGACGTGGTCCTCGTCGGCGGCGCCACCCGGATGCCGGTGGTCCGCAAGGCGATCACCCGCCTGTTCGGCCGCTTCCCCAATTCCTCGGTCCACCCAGACCATGCGGTGGCGCTGGGCGCATCGATCCAGGCGGGCCTCGTGGGGCGCGACGCGGCGCTCGAGGAAATCCGCATCACCGACGTATGCCCTTTCACCCTGGGCATCGAAGTGGCGGAGAACGACCGTTACGGCGGCCTCCAGCGCGGATTGTTCTCTCCCATCATCGAACGCAACACCCCGGTCCCGGTCAGCCGCGTCAGCAGCTATTCGACCATGGGCGACGGGCAGAAGCAGATCGAATTCGGCATCTATCAGGGTGAGGCGCGCGAGGTTTCCGGCAACGTCAAACTGGGCCAGATCGCCGTCCCCGTACCGCCGCGCCCGGCGGGCGAGGTCAGCGCGGAAGTGCGTTTCTCCTACGACAGTTCCGGCCTTCTGGAAGTCGACGTGCACGTTCCGCTGAGCGGCAAGAGCCACAGCATCGTCATCGTCGACGAAGAGGACCGGCCCGGCCCCAAGGACATCGAAAAGCGCCGCGCCGCGCTTGCAAAGCTCAAGTTTCATCCGCGAGAAGAGGCCGGTAACGTCGCCCTCATGGCCCGCGCCGAACGCGCATACGAAGATCACATCGGCGAAATGCGCCAGATGATCGGCCACTGGATCACCCAGTTCGCCGGCGCGCTCGATACGCAGGACCCGCGCCGTATCGCCGATGCCCGCGATTTCCTCGTCGGCCATCTGGGCGAGATAGACAGCTCCAGTCCGCTGTGACGGTGCAGGTGGTGGCGGCAGGCGCAGGAACATGAGCAGCGGGGGTTTCCCATGGTCGCTGCTGGGCATAGCGGCGACCAGCGATACCAAGGCCATCCGCGGCGCCTATGCGGGCCGTATCAAGGCGATGGACCTCGACCGCAATGTCGAAGGCTACGCCCAGCTTCGAGGTGCGCGTGACACCGCACTGCGACTGGCAAAGACGATGCCGCAGCCGGGCGCCGGACCTGACGACCCGCAGTTCGTGCCCGAAGCGGCAGTGCCACAAGCGGCGGAACCCCAGGCGGACCTGCCCGAACCTCCCGCTCCTCCTCCTGCGCCCCCGGAGCCGCTGGCATCGCCGCAATGGCCCCACGCCGCGCCCACGCTTGCCGGTGAATGGCAGGCCGACCCTGCACTCTCGGCCCGGCCTGCCCAGCCGCAAGGCGACCACTTGCTGGGCCGGGTATCGCCGGAACCTGCCGCTTCCACCGAAAACGCAGGCGGCGAGGCTGCTGCGCCGGGCGGCGCCGATCCTTTCGCCGTGCCGCTGCTCGAAGGCTTCGAAAACGCGGCGGCGGTAGGCCAGCAATCGCAGCAATCCCCCTTCGCCCGGCTCGCCGCGATGCTGGACACCGAAGCCCCGGCGGGCCTTTCCCCGATGGACGAGGGCGATGAAGCCCGCGCCCGAATGCTGCTGGAAGAGGTCCTCGAAACCGTCCACCACTCCGACATCGGGCGGCAGGGCGAGATGGAAGACTGGCTCGCCGGGCTGCTGGCCGATGCCTGGCCCCGTAGCGCACCCCTGCTGGAAGATGCCGTGGCAGCTTTCGACTGGGAACGCGAATGGGGCAAGATCGACGCACGCCCCGCCATCGACTATCTGGGCGCGCGCCTTCGCGGCCATCG
The DNA window shown above is from Novosphingobium sp. P6W and carries:
- a CDS encoding Hsp70 family protein — encoded protein: MLIGIDLGTTNSAVAIWREGEAQLVPNALGELLTPSAVSIARDGQAWIGTPALDRLATHPLDTATSFKRMIGTQRTARLAGKEYKPEDISAIVLGALVRDVEALTGETPTEAVITVPAYFNDRQRKATRRAGELAGLSVRRLINEPTAAALAFGLQDKGDREPFLVFDLGGGTFDVSVVEMFDGIVEVRASAGDNRLGGDDFDEVLAAFAKPRVDPEGLLASAPDERREALLKRAAETCRRALSSAGEAEFALTVDETRLSTIITEAEFETACEPLIRRLRDPVVRALRDCAIEAAELSDVVLVGGATRMPVVRKAITRLFGRFPNSSVHPDHAVALGASIQAGLVGRDAALEEIRITDVCPFTLGIEVAENDRYGGLQRGLFSPIIERNTPVPVSRVSSYSTMGDGQKQIEFGIYQGEAREVSGNVKLGQIAVPVPPRPAGEVSAEVRFSYDSSGLLEVDVHVPLSGKSHSIVIVDEEDRPGPKDIEKRRAALAKLKFHPREEAGNVALMARAERAYEDHIGEMRQMIGHWITQFAGALDTQDPRRIADARDFLVGHLGEIDSSSPL